In the Flavobacterium sp. 90 genome, CTTCGTTGAGTTTGATGACTTCGCTTTCGAATTTGGTTAGGAATTCTTTAGTATGCTGAATGAGTTTTAAATGACAGAAAACCACAAATCCTTTTTCCATTTTTGATTTGTCGACTAACGCTACGTAGTTTTTGATTATTCCTTCGCGCTCTAACTTTTTGATTCTTTCATACACGGCAGTTACCGAAAGATTGAGTTTTAGAGACAATTCTTTGGTTGTTTTTTTACTGTCGGTTTGTAATAAAACCAAAAGTTTTTTGTCCGTGGCGTCTAAAGTCATTTTTGAGTCATTGCGAGGAACGAAGCAATCTCATCCTCTGATTATTTATTGCTTTCTGAAAGAAAATCTATTGATTTGGATTTTCTGAATCAAATTTAGAATAATAATCTTTACAAATACACTATTGTAGTTTTAAAATCTAATTATTAAACACATCATTGATTAATTTTCTAATAAGATGTTATTTTGAATAGAATTTAATTTTGAAACTGAGTGCCTAGCCCTGATAGAAGTGGAAAGCCCGGAGTAAAAAAGGCAAAAGTTTCTTGTTCTAAAAAAGCGACCAGCGGAAGCTCTTTTTTGAACATTAGAAACTTTGCATTTTTTATGTCCCGATAGCTATCGGGATGAAGTGGATAGCAGGAAATAGCTCTTAAAAATTCCAAAAAATAAATTCCAACACAAACGCAAAACCAATACTAACAAACGGGATGAGATTGCTTCGTTCCTCGCAATGACATAAAAAATGAAAAACTTTAATCCAGCTGATAAAATTCAGGACTTACAATATTTTGGGGAATTTGGGGGTGTGAATCCATCGATTTCTGATTCTTCGACTTATACATTTTTATCGGCAAAAACTATGTTCGATACTTTTGAAGGTAATATGGAAGGCTGTTATTTGTATTCGCGCCATTCTTCGCCAAGTAATTTGTATCTGGATCAAGCTTTGGCAGCGATGGAAGGAACGGAAACTGCAAATGTATCGGCATCAGGAATGGGCGCAATTACGCCTACATTATTACAATTGTGCGGCGCTGGCGATCATATCGTTTCAAGCAGAACAATTTATGGCGGAACTTATGCCTTTTTGAAGAATTTTACGCCTCGTTTTGGGATTGAAACAAGCTTTGTAGACATTACTAAACTTGATGTTGTTGAAGCTGCAATTACTGCAAACACGAAAGTTTTATACTGTGAAACAGTAAGTAATCCGTTATTAGAAGTTGCCGATATTGCTGGTTTGGCTCAAATTGCTAAAAAGCATAATCTGAAATTGGTTGTTGATAATACGTTTTCGCCGTTGTCGGTTTCTCCTGCAAAATTGGGTGCTGATATCGTGATTCATAGTTTGACAAAATACATTAACGGAAGCAGCGATACAGTTGGTGGCGTGACTTGTGCATCGAAAGAATTTATCAATTCGCTTAAAAATGTGAATTCTGGAGCGAGTATGCTTTTGGGACCAACTATGGATAGTTTGCGATCTGCTTCGGTGATGAAAAATCTTCGAACGCTTCATATTAGAATCAAACAACACAGTCATAATGCGCATTTTTTGGCAGATCAATTTGAAAATGATGGTTTAAAAACGGTTTATCCGGGATTAAAAAGCCATCCGAGTCATGAATTATACAAAACGATGATTAATCCGGAATATGGTTTTGGCGGAATGCTGACGATTGACGTTGGAACTTTGGCTAAAGCCAATGAATTAATGGAGTTGATGCAAGCGCGAAACCTTGGATATCTAGCGGTAAGTTTAGGATTCTACAAAACATTATTTAGCGCGCCCGGAACTTCGACTTCTAGTGAAATTCCGCTTGAAGAACAACACGAAATGGGATTGACGGATGGTTTAATTCGTTTCTCGATTGGTTTGGATAATGATATTCAGCGTACTTATGAAATGATGAAGCAATGCATGGTGGAACTTGGAATTTTATAGATTTTAGCCCGCAGATTTTGCTGATTTTACTGATTAACGCAGATTTAATTTCACATACTAAATCTGCTAAATCTGCGAGAGAAAATTTAGAAATCCAATAAAAGCAAAAGCCGTTCTTTATAAATAAATTTCATAGCGATTTACTAAAGATTTTTTTTACGCAGATTGGGCGGATTACGCTAGTCTATTATAGGAATCTATAAAACTGCTAAAACTGCAGGATCTGCGCGAAAAAAAGTTTAGCCACTAATGGCACGAATTTTCACTAATTAGAAATCTTCAAAAGGAAAAATTCGAGAAAATTTGTGGAATTCGTGGCGAAAAAAAATACAGTTTCTTACAAAAACAAAACACTTCTTTATAAATAAATTTGCACAATTTTTTATTAGGTTGTTTAAATCCGCTGGAGTCTTCTCTAAGCGGATTTCTTGTTTTAAAAACATTACTCACTCATTTTCAAATAATTAAAAACATAATAAGTCAATTTATTAAAATAAACCAACAAATTCTGCGAATAAAGTTTTTTTCTTCGATAATCATAAAAAGTTTTAAACACTAAAACGTTGTAGTTAATCAATTTCAGATTATTAAATAATTTTAACGTTAATAAAATATACTTTTAACAAAAAAATAACCACTTAACTAACTAAAATTGAATTATGAAAAAAACCTTACTTTTGCTTTATGCGTTACTAATTCCCTTTGCTTTTTTACAGGCACAGGTGAATACATCTTACTTATGGCACTTGCATCAACCCACGTATTGGGGAGATATCAGTAAAAAGAATCCGAACCGATATCAGATCGTAAAAGAGTCTCAGGATTTAAAAGTTTCCGGTGCTAATAATGACAAAAACGGACTGGCGCATCCTACAAATAATCTTGAAGAAATTTTTGGCACCGGTGATCGTGTTGCGGCTTATCAATTTGCACCAAAAAATGCTATTAATTCGATCAGGGATTTATCCAAAGCCGGAGCGCAAATCACGTACGGTGGTTCTTTGATGGAAAACGTCAACGAACTTGCTCAAGCCAATCAATGGGGATATTCTAATTCCTGGACGCAGAATATTAAAGATGCTAAAGGCTGGAAAACTTCGGGCGGATTTCCTCGTATGGAAGTTGTTTCGTTTACAATGCATCACGCACTTTCGCCACTTTTGAGCGATGAAGCTCTGAAAAAAGAAATTAAAGCGCATCAATATTACAGCGCTCAATTATTTGGTTCTCATGATTCTAAAGGATATTGGCCCGCAGAATGTGCTTTTTCTGAAAGGATTATTAAAACCTTGACAGAATGTGGTATAGAATGGTCTGTTATTGCAAATAGTCACTTGTCCAGAACACTTGCCGATTATCCAATAAAATATGGTTCTGGCGGTACAATGTGTGATGTTCCTAATAAGGCAGATCAGGTAGAAACTACCGGAAACACATGGTTTTCAGCTCAAAAAGATGCTCGTGGCGGTCAGTTTGCCGTGCCGTATTCTTATCTTCCGTACAAGGCAAAATATGTTGATCCGGAAACAGCTCAGGAATACAAAATTACTGTAGTTCCTATGGCTGATTATGAGAGTTATGAGGATGGATATGCCACAATTGGTACTTCGCTGATTGCTCCAATTGTTGCAAAAGCTTCGACTTCGCCAAGACCTCCTTTGGTATTATTTGCGCATGATGGCGATAATGCCTGGGGTGGAGGTTCTTCATATTACAACGAATCGGTTACGGGATTTTCGCATGCATCTGCAGCAAATGGAAATATTCCGACTACAATTCCGCAGTATTTACAAGATAATCCGGTTCCGGAATCGGCAGTTGTGCACGTTGAAGACGGAGCTTGGGTAAATGCCGATGGTGATTTTGGACATCCACAATTTACAAACTGGTTGTGGCCATTTTTTGATCCGGTTACGAAAAAATTCAATCCAAATGGCTGGACGGAAGATATGATGAATCAAGCGATTACAACTGCCGGAGAAAACCATGCAATCATGGCGGAGCAACTGGAAGGAAATAATCTTAGAATGAGCGAAATTGTAAATCCAACATCTGCTGTAAGTCCTGCCGAAAAAGCTTGGCATTTTTTAATGGCGGGTTACGATAGCGGAAATGCTTATTACGGTCTAGCCGAAGATTTAGAAATAAAAACAACTCTGGCCGTGAACCGATGTGTACAATTTGCAAAACCAACTTTGGATGCTCATCCTGGTGTAGATGCTACAAAACCGTCAGTTTTTATTCCGCAGCGATGGCCTTACAATCCGGGAGAAAAAGGATATGGAGCGCCTTATGCTTATAAAGATTTCCTGAATTCGGCAGATTTTACGGTTTATACTTTTGCTTATGATGTAAGCGGAATTCAAAGATCTGAATTGAAATATCGCGTTGATGTCGATGGAAAAAATAGTCTTGCCTCCAATCAAAATGAAACTTATTCTGGTGGTGCCGAAGTTGGAAGCTGGGTAACATTGCCAATGACAGAAAGAGTTTTCCCTAAAGGGAATTTCACTAACAATCCTCAAGCTGATTTGTACATGCTTCCTGATGTAATTGCCAATCAATATTCGGCTGAAATTGCTGGAATATCTGAGAAATTATTAGACTATTATGTTGAAGTTACCGATAAAAAAGGTAATGTGACTAAATCTAAAATTCAGCATGTTTGGGTTGGGAAAAATCTGGATGTTGCTCCAAAAATTGCTTTTACTCCAGATACCAGCAATTCTACAACGGCAATCGATGTAACAATTACAGCAACTGATAGCACAGATCCGAAACCAAAATTGTATTATACAACTGATGGTTCTACTCCTACTCTTTCGTCTGCTTTTGTTGAATCTACCAAAACGCTGAATATTGCACAAACTACAACTGTTAAAGCATTTGCGGTAGACAAAGACGGAAATCAATCTGATATTGTTACTAAAACTTATACGATTGGAGCGATTCCTGAATTCACGGTTTATTTTAAAAAACCTGCCAATTGGAACTCAGCTGTAAAAATATATTACTGGTTGCCAACCGGAACTGCTCCTGCGGTAACCTATCCTGGTGTAGCAATGACGCAGGATTGTGGCGATTGGTATAAATATACTTTCCCTTCTACAGTAACGGCTTCAAATTTATTATTTAATGACGGAACTTTAAAAACTGCCGACTTAAATGCTACTGGCGGAATTAAGTTTTATGACGGCGCCTGGTTAGCTTCCGAACCTGCAAACAGATGTTCAACTGTAATAGCGCCTGATTTTACAATTTCGCAAGCAGGCGGATCTTTTACAACCGGAACAACTGTAAACCTGACTTTGACAGCAAACGTAAACACTTCGACAATTTATTACACCTTAGACGGAACTACGCCTACAACTGCTTCGGCATCTTCTGTTGGTTCTAAAACATTGGCGATAAACAGTACAACTACGCTTAAAGCTTTTGTTAAAAATGCTGCAGGAACAAGTTCTGCCGTTAAAACTGAAACGTACACTTTTAGTACGCCAACTACTTTTACGGTTTACTTTAAAAAACCAACCAACTGGAATTCGGCAGTAAAAATATATTACTGGTCACCAACCGGAACTGCTCCTGCGGTAACCTATCCGGGAGTTGCAATGACTCAGGATTGCGGAGATTGGTATACCTATACTTTTCCGTCGACTGTAAGCGCAACAAATTTATTGTTTAATGACGGAAGCCTTAAAACTGCCGATTTGAGTACAACTGCAGGAATCAAATTCTACGATTCGGCTTGGTTGGGCGCAGAACCTGCCAATAGATGTCCTGTTATTGCTCCTGATTTTACAAATTCAAAATCAGGCGGAACTTTTACAACCGGAACTACCGTAAATGTTGTTTTGACAGCAAACCAAACAACTTCTACCATTTATTATACTTTAGACGGAACAACGCCAACTACAAGTTCAGCATCTGCAATTGGGTCTAAATCATTTGCTTTTACTGCAAATACAACTTTAAAAGCTTTTGTAGTTAATACAAGCGGAGTTTCTTCAGCAATAAAAACAGAAGTTTATACTTTTAATGCCGTTCCAACGCTTACGGTTTATTTTAAACCTCCAACAAACTGGACAGGAATTCCAAAAGTACATTATTGGAATGCTGTTCCATCCGGAAGTGTTGCCAATACAACCTGGCCGGGAGTTGCAATGGTTGCCGATACAAATGGTTTTTATAAATACACCATTACCGGACCAACATCGATAAATGTAATTTTTAATAATGGTTCAAGTGGTTCTGCAAATCAAACTGCCGATTTATTGAATAAAACAGATGGCTACTCTTATACTTGGGGTTCAACAACTTCTAAACTGATTGCCGCTCCAACAACCGAAGAAGAAAGTTATGCCGTTCGTTTATTCCCAAATCCTGTAGATAATACTTTGCAGGTAAACTCAACGATTCCGATAACGGATTATAGTATTATTTCGGCACAAGGAAGTATTGTTCAGGAAGGAAAATCGAATACCAATACCATCGATGTAAGTCGTTTGAGTACCGGACTTTATTTTATCACAATCCGATTGGAAAACGGAAAAGAAACCATGCAAAAAATTATTAAAAAATAAATTCTTTAAACTTTATTAAGACAAATAAAAAGGCCGTTCCGA is a window encoding:
- a CDS encoding starch-binding protein, which gives rise to MKKTLLLLYALLIPFAFLQAQVNTSYLWHLHQPTYWGDISKKNPNRYQIVKESQDLKVSGANNDKNGLAHPTNNLEEIFGTGDRVAAYQFAPKNAINSIRDLSKAGAQITYGGSLMENVNELAQANQWGYSNSWTQNIKDAKGWKTSGGFPRMEVVSFTMHHALSPLLSDEALKKEIKAHQYYSAQLFGSHDSKGYWPAECAFSERIIKTLTECGIEWSVIANSHLSRTLADYPIKYGSGGTMCDVPNKADQVETTGNTWFSAQKDARGGQFAVPYSYLPYKAKYVDPETAQEYKITVVPMADYESYEDGYATIGTSLIAPIVAKASTSPRPPLVLFAHDGDNAWGGGSSYYNESVTGFSHASAANGNIPTTIPQYLQDNPVPESAVVHVEDGAWVNADGDFGHPQFTNWLWPFFDPVTKKFNPNGWTEDMMNQAITTAGENHAIMAEQLEGNNLRMSEIVNPTSAVSPAEKAWHFLMAGYDSGNAYYGLAEDLEIKTTLAVNRCVQFAKPTLDAHPGVDATKPSVFIPQRWPYNPGEKGYGAPYAYKDFLNSADFTVYTFAYDVSGIQRSELKYRVDVDGKNSLASNQNETYSGGAEVGSWVTLPMTERVFPKGNFTNNPQADLYMLPDVIANQYSAEIAGISEKLLDYYVEVTDKKGNVTKSKIQHVWVGKNLDVAPKIAFTPDTSNSTTAIDVTITATDSTDPKPKLYYTTDGSTPTLSSAFVESTKTLNIAQTTTVKAFAVDKDGNQSDIVTKTYTIGAIPEFTVYFKKPANWNSAVKIYYWLPTGTAPAVTYPGVAMTQDCGDWYKYTFPSTVTASNLLFNDGTLKTADLNATGGIKFYDGAWLASEPANRCSTVIAPDFTISQAGGSFTTGTTVNLTLTANVNTSTIYYTLDGTTPTTASASSVGSKTLAINSTTTLKAFVKNAAGTSSAVKTETYTFSTPTTFTVYFKKPTNWNSAVKIYYWSPTGTAPAVTYPGVAMTQDCGDWYTYTFPSTVSATNLLFNDGSLKTADLSTTAGIKFYDSAWLGAEPANRCPVIAPDFTNSKSGGTFTTGTTVNVVLTANQTTSTIYYTLDGTTPTTSSASAIGSKSFAFTANTTLKAFVVNTSGVSSAIKTEVYTFNAVPTLTVYFKPPTNWTGIPKVHYWNAVPSGSVANTTWPGVAMVADTNGFYKYTITGPTSINVIFNNGSSGSANQTADLLNKTDGYSYTWGSTTSKLIAAPTTEEESYAVRLFPNPVDNTLQVNSTIPITDYSIISAQGSIVQEGKSNTNTIDVSRLSTGLYFITIRLENGKETMQKIIKK
- a CDS encoding aminotransferase class I/II-fold pyridoxal phosphate-dependent enzyme; the encoded protein is MKNFNPADKIQDLQYFGEFGGVNPSISDSSTYTFLSAKTMFDTFEGNMEGCYLYSRHSSPSNLYLDQALAAMEGTETANVSASGMGAITPTLLQLCGAGDHIVSSRTIYGGTYAFLKNFTPRFGIETSFVDITKLDVVEAAITANTKVLYCETVSNPLLEVADIAGLAQIAKKHNLKLVVDNTFSPLSVSPAKLGADIVIHSLTKYINGSSDTVGGVTCASKEFINSLKNVNSGASMLLGPTMDSLRSASVMKNLRTLHIRIKQHSHNAHFLADQFENDGLKTVYPGLKSHPSHELYKTMINPEYGFGGMLTIDVGTLAKANELMELMQARNLGYLAVSLGFYKTLFSAPGTSTSSEIPLEEQHEMGLTDGLIRFSIGLDNDIQRTYEMMKQCMVELGIL
- a CDS encoding Lrp/AsnC family transcriptional regulator produces the protein MTLDATDKKLLVLLQTDSKKTTKELSLKLNLSVTAVYERIKKLEREGIIKNYVALVDKSKMEKGFVVFCHLKLIQHTKEFLTKFESEVIKLNEVLECHHVSGDYDYILKVLVKDMEAYREFLVTKLTTLQHIGSTQSMFMISEVKNSTIVF